A stretch of DNA from Streptomyces xanthii:
GTCGTCGCGTCGAGCACGAGCAGCACCTCGTCCAGCGGGGCGTGCTTCTCCACGACGCGCTTGACCTTGCCGAGCTCGTCCATCAGGCCGGTCTTGGTGTGCAGCCGGCCCGCGGTGTCGATGAGGACGACGTCGGCGCCCTCCTCGATGCCTTCCTTGACGGCGTCGAAGGCGATCGACGCGGGGTCGCCGCCCTCGGGGCCGCGCACGGTGCGGGCGCCGACGCGCTCGCCCCAGGTCTGCAGCTGATCGGCGGCGGCGGCGCGGAAGGTGTCCGCGGCGCCCAGGACGACGTTCTTGCCGTCGGCGACGAGCACGCGCGCGAGCTTGCCGGTGGTGGTGGTCTTGCCGGTGCCGTTGACGCCGACGACCATCACGATGCCCGGGGTGTCCAGGTTCGAGTCCGTGTTCACGGCGCGGTCGAACTCGGGGACGAGCAGCTTCAGGAGCTCCTCGCGCAGCAGGCCGCGCAGCTCCTCCGGGGTGCGGGTGCCGAGCACCTTGACGCGCTCGCGCAGCCGCTCGACGAGCTCCTGGGTGGGCTGCACGCCGACGTCGGCGGTGAGCAGCGTGTCCTCGATCTCCTCCCAGGTGTCCTCGTCGAGGTGCTCGCGCGACAGCAGGGTGAGGAGCCCCTTGCCCAGCGCGTTCTGCGAGCGGGAGAGCCGGGCGCGCAGCCGGACCAGCCGGCCCGCGGTCGGCTCGGGGACCTCGATCTCGGGGGCGGCCGGGGCTTCCTCGACGGGAGCCTCGACGGGGGCTTCGGTGGCCGGTTCGGCGACCGGGAGGTCGACCTCCTCGATCGTGCGCCGCGCTTCGTCGCGCGGGGTCTCGGCCTCGTCGCCGACGTGCGGCTCGGCCGGCGGGGCGGCGGTGATGTCGGGCGCCGAGGGCGGCGGCGGAGGCAGCTGCTTCTTCTTGCGGCTGCCGACCACGAGCCCGCCGAGCGCGCCGATCACGACCACGGCGATGACTACAGCAAGGATGACGATGTCCATAACCCGTCCAGTATCAGTCATGGGCCTCGTCCGGGCCGCTCTTGTGACTTCCCCCAAGAGACAAACGCCTCTAGAGGGAACTACTCGGACTAAAGTACGATGGAAGAGGAAGCGTCAACGCGCGTAGAGTCCAACGCGATCGCCCGCGGCAGACCTCAGGCGATCGCCACCGCCCCACCCCCACAGAGGCACGGAACCCCACCGCATGAGCAAGACCGCCGAATCCGAAGGCGCCCTCGAGACCCGCGGCATCGAGCCCGTCCCGGACGCCGAGCGCACCGCCAAGACCCGCGAGCTGTTCCCCACCTGGGTCGCGGCCAACATCAGCGTGCTGTTGCTCACGATGGGCGCGAGCCTGGTCGTGGCGTACAAGCTGAACTTCTGGCAGGCCGTCGTCGTCGCGATCGCGGCGCCCGTCGTCTCGTACGGGCTCGTCGGGCTGATCGGCATCGCCGGCAAGCGGGGCGGCGCCCCCGGCATGGCCCTGTCGCGCGCCGTCTTCGGACAGCGCGGCAATCTGCTGCCCGGCTCGCTGATCTGGGTCGCCCGCTGGGGCTGGGAGACGATCAACGCGGTGACGGGTGCCTACGCGGTGCTCACCGTTCTGGACATCCTCTTCGGCATCAAGCAGAACAACTTCCTGGTGATCGTCACCCTTCTGCTCTTCGTGGTGGCCACGTTCGCCATCTCGGGCCTCGGCATCAACGCCGTGCAGAAGTGCAACAAGTACGCGACGTACCTCTTCGGGGTCTTCTCCGTCCTGGTGCTGATCTACCTGATCGTCGACACCGACTGGTCGAAGGTCTTCCACCAGCCGGCCGGTTCGACGTCCCTGATGGTGGCGGGCATCGGCATGATCGCCGCCGGTGGCGTCAGCTGGATCCCGACCTCCCCGGACTTCACGCGCTACCTGCCGCGCACGGCCTCGGCCGCCGCGATCGTGCGGAACTCGATCGGCGGCGCCGGCATCGTCGTCCTGCCGATGGTCCTCATGGGTGCCGTGATGGCCGTGTCGACGCCGGATCTGGCCTCGGCCGCCGACCCCGTCTCCTTCCTGGGCGACTTCCTGCCCCTGTGGATCGCGGTGCCGTACCTGCTGATCGCCCTGGTCGGCATGCTGCTGATCAACGCGATGTCGATGTACTCGGCGGGCTTCACCGCTCAGACGCTCGGCTTCAAGGTCCCGCGCCACTGGGCCGTGTCGATCAACGCGCTGATCTCGCTGATCTTCGGCGCGATCCTGATGCTCGTCGCGACCAGCTTCATGGGCTCGTTCATCGCCTTCCTGTCGCTGCTCGCGGTCGCGTTCTCCGCCTGGGTCGGCGTCTTCGGCGCGGACATGTTCACGCGCAAGCACTACGACGCCGCGGCGCTGATCGACACGACGCGCTCCAGCGCCTACTGGTACAAGGGCGGCTTCTCCCCCGCCGCAGTCATCGCCTGGGCGCTCGGCCTGGTCGCGGGCCTGCTGTTCACGTCCTCGGACTGGTTCTCCGGCCCGCTCGCCTCGAACAACTTCCTGGGCGAGTACGGGCTCGGCTGGGTCGTCACGATCGTCGTCTCGGGCCTGCTGTACCTGGTGCTGCCCAAGCCGGCCGACACGACCACGGCGCCGGACGAGACCGAGAGCGCCGAGCCCCTGGCCGTCTGACGCACCGTCAGCTAACGTCCCCCTTCACACGAGCCCGCGTGAAGGGGGACTTTTCGATGCCCGTCTCCGTCGTACGGTTCAACCTGGTCGATCCGGCCGGCACACCCGAGTCGCTCAGCGCGCGCTACAAGGCGGCGGTGGAGATGGCGGCGTACGCCGACGACCGGGGCGTCGACACGGTGCAGACCGAGGAGCACCACGGGGTCGCCAACAACTGGCTGCCCTCCCCCTTCACCTTCGCGGGGGCGGTGTTCGGCGCCACACGGCGGATCGCGGTCACGGTCTCGGCGATCATCGGCCCGCTGCACGATCCGCTGCGGCTCGCCGAGGACATCGCCGTGCTTGACCTGGTGAGCGGCGGCCGGCTGGTCACGGTGGCGGGAATCGGGTACCGCCCCGAGGAGTACGCGCAGTTCGACGTGGAGTGGAAGCGGCGCGGCAGGCTCCAGGACGAACTACTGGAGACGCTGCTCGCCGCGTGGACGGGCGAGGAGTTCACCTTCCGCGGGCGGCGCGTGCGCGTCACCCCGCGTCCCTTCACACAGCCCCATCCGCTGCTTCTGGTGGGCGGTTCCTCGCAGGCGGCGGCGCGCCGCGCGGCCCGGCTCGGCCTGCCGTTCTTCCCGAGCGCCCATCTGCCGGAGCTGGAGCTGTACTACAAGGAGCGGCTGGCCGAGTACGGCACCGAGGGCTGGACGATGATGCCCGGTGAGACGACCCCGCTGCTGCACCTGTCGGAGGACCCGGACCGCACCTGGGCCGAGCACGGCGAGCACTTCCTGCACGAGGCGCGCACGTACGCGTCCTGGCAGTCTCAGGACATCAAGTCGGCGGTGCGCTCGGGCGCGACGACGGTCGAGGAGCTGCGTGCCGAGGGCGTCTACCGCATCCTCACGCCGGACGAGTGCGTCGCCCAGGGCCTCGACAACTATGTGCTGCACCCGCTGTCGGGCGGCATGCCGATCGACGAGGGATGGCGTTCCCTGCAGCTGTACTGCGAGAGCGTGCTGCCCCGGCTGACGGCCTGAGCCGCACCGCGTAATTCCCTGGCCGCGACAGCCCTGGTGGTGCTGCACTGCCGCCATGAGTCTTCTGGTGGACGTGTTCGTCCGCGGCCCGGACGGGACCCTGCACATCCTCGACGTCCCCGACGACGTCTATCAGTCGGGCGGCTTCGAGTCCTGGCGCACGACGGTGTGGGGTTCCGACAAGGTGCGCTCCCTGGGCGCCCGGCTGCTGCCACTGCTCGCCGAGGACGATCTGTACGCCGAGCCGGACCAGGTGCCGCGGCTGCTGGACGAGGTCGCGCTCGTGCGGGAGCGTCTGGACGAGGTGGCGCACGGGACGCGGTATCCGCGCGATGTCGAGGAGCACCGGGAGCAGATCGCGCGCCGGCTGCGCATCATCGAGGCGAGCTGTCACAAGGCGCTGGAGATCGGGGGCGGCGTCCTCATCTGGTGACGTCCGGAGCCCGCCGCCGCCCGGACATGACACCGCCCGCCGCCCGGTTGTGGGGTCCGGGCGGCGGGCGGTGACGGCAGCGGGGGGACGGTAGCGGGGACTTGGTCCGTCCCCCCGGGTCGACGGGAGGGCGGGCGTCAGCCCATCTCCTCCAGTGCCTTGCCCTTGGTCTCCTTCACGAACTTGAGCACGAAGGGGATCGAGAGGGCGGCGAAGACCGTGTAGATGACGTAGGTGGCAGAAAGGTTCCAGTCGGCCAGCGACGGGAAGCTCGCGGTGATCGCCCAGTTGGCGATCCACTGGGCCGAGGCGGCCACGCCGAGGGCCGCCGCGCGGATCTTGTTCGGGAACATCTCGCCGAGGAAGACCCAGACCACGACACCCCACGAGAGGGCGAAGAAGAGGACGAACACATGGGCGGCGATCAGCGCGACCCAGCCCTGGGTGCTGGGCAGCTTGCCGTCCACCAGGTCGAAGGAGAACGCCCAGGCCTCCAGGGCGAGGCCGACGACCATGCCGACCGAGCCGATGAGGGCGAGCGGCTTGCGGCCGATGCGGTCGACGAAGATCATCGCGATCACGGTGCCGACGATGTTGATGATCGACGTGGTGAACGAGTAGAAGAACGAGTCGGTCGGGTCGACGCCGACGGACTGCCACAGCGTCGAGGAGTAGTAGAACGCGACGTTGATGCCGACGAACTGCTGGAAGACCGAGAGGCCGATGCCGACCCAGACGATCGGCTTGAAGAAGAAGCTCCCGCCGAGCAGGTCCTTGAACGTGGACTTGTGCTCGCTCTTCATGGCGTGCTCGATCTCGGCCACGCGCGCGTCGAGGTCGACCCCCTTGCCCTCGACCTCTTCGAGGACCTTGCGGGCCTTCTCGTCCTTGCCGGCGGAGATCAGGTAGCGCGGCGACTCGGGGATGGCGAAGGAGAGCATCCCGTAGAGGATCGCCGGGACGACCATGACGCCGAGCATGACCTGCCAGGCCTCCAGGCCCATGAGCTCGCCGCGCTGGTCGCCGCCCGCGGCGTTGAGCAGGCCCCAGTTGACGAGCTGGGAGATGGCGATGCCGACGACGATGGCCGCCTGCTGGAAGGAGCCGAGCCGGCCGCGGTAGGCGGGCGGGGCGACCTCGGCGATGTAGGCCGGGCCGATGACGGAGGCCATGCCGATGGCGAAGCCGCCGATGATCCGCCAGAAGGCGAGGTCCCACAGGGCGAACGGCAGGGCGGAGCCGACGGCGCTGATGGTGAACAGCACGGCGGCGATCTGCATGCAGCGGATGCGGCCGATGCGGTCGGCGATGCGGCCCGCCGTGGCGGCGCCGATGGCACAGCCGATCAGGGCGATGGCGATGACCTGGGCGAGGGCGGCGGAGCCGATGTCGTACCGGTCGCGGATGGCCTCGACGGCGCCGTTGATCACGGAACTGTCGTAGCCGAAGAGGAAGCCGCCCATCGCGGCGGCGGCCGCGATGAAGATGACATGGCCCAGATGCTCGGGGTGCGCTTCCCGGGCTCCGGACTTCGGTGGCGCAGTGTCGGTCACGTGTACTCCTCGGGCCACCGGCTGCACTGCCGGGGGTGGGGGCGAGCCCTTCCAGTGGCGCACAACTTCACGCCGCCCACCACCTGAAGGTAAAAGCAACGTTGCAGAGACTATGCCTTCAAGTTTCGAAGTCAATACTTCGAGTGCTGTGAATTTTCAGGCACGCGGAGCCGCATTGAGTTCAAGAGTTGAAGGCGAAGGTGGAGGCGGATGAGGCCGGTCGTCAGGGCCGGAACTCACCGGAGGCGCTGGCTGATGACCTTCGAGACGCCGTCGCCCTGCATGGAGACGCCGTACAACGCGTCGGCCACCTCCATCGTGCGCTTCTGGTGGGTGATGACGATCAGCTGCGAGGCCTCCTGCAGCTCCTGCATGATGCGGATCAGCCGCTGCAGGTTGGTGTCGTCCAGGGCCGCCTCGACCTCGTCCATCACGTAGAACGGGCTGGGCCGCGCCTTGAAGATGGAGACGAGCAGGGCCACCGCGGTCAGCGAGCGCTCGCCGCCGGAGAGCAGGCTCAGCCGCTTGACCTTCTTGCCCGGCGGGCGGGCCTCGACGTCCACACCCGTGGTGAGCATGTTGTCGGGATCGGTCAGGATCAGCCGCCCGTCGCCGCCCGGGAACAGCCGGCTGAAGACACCCTCGAACTCGCGTGCCGTGTCCCGGTACGCCTCGGTGAAGACCTGCTCGACGCGCTCGTCGACCTCCTTCACCACCTGAAGCAGGTCGGCCCGTGTCTTCTTCAGGTCCTCCAGCTGCTCGCTGAGGAACTTGTGCCGCTCCTCCAGTGCGGCGAACTCCTCCAGCGCCAGCGGGTTCACCTTGCCCAGCTGCTGGTAGGCGCGCTCGGCCGCCTTGAGCCGCTTCTCCTGCTCCGAACGGACGAACGGCCGCGGCTGGTTGCGCGGGTGCTCCGGGTCCTCGGGCCCCGCGGCGGAGCCGCTGATGTCTGCAGCCTCGCCCTCGGCCGGCAGCGAGGGCGGCACGGGCTGGTCCGGCCCGTAGTCCGCGACGAGCCCGGCCGGTTCGACGCCCAGCTCCTCCAGCGCCTTGGTCTCCAGCTGCTCGATCCGCAGCCGCTTCTCGGCCCCGAGCACCTCGCCGCGGTGCACCGAATCCGTCAGCTTGTCCAGCTCCGCCTTGAGGTCACGGCCGCGGGACCGCTCGGCGACGAGGTCCTGCTCCCGGCCGGCCTTGGCCCGCTCGGCGAGCACCCGCTCCTGGTCCGCCCGCACGATGGACACCTCGACGTGCGCGAGGAGCTGCCGGGCGCCGGACGCGACGGCCGACGCGACGGCGGCCTCGTGCCGGAGCCGGGCGCGCTGCCGCTCCGCACGCGCGCGTGCCTCGCGCTCGGCGCGGGCGGCCCGGTCGAGCGAGTCGGCCCGCCCCGCGAGCCCCTTCACCCGCTCCTCGTGGGTACGGGTCTGGAGCCGGGCCTCCATCTCGGTCTGACGCGCGTTGGCCCCGTCGGCCGAGAGCCGGTCGCGCACCGAGGTGTCGGGCTCCTCGTCTGCGGGCTGCTCCTCGGCGACGGCGAGCCGCTCGGCCAGTTCCTCCGCGTCCAGAACGGCCTGGTCGAGCGCGTCCTGCGCCTTGGCGGCCGCGGCGGCGCTGCGCTCGGCCTCCCCCGCCGCGCCGCGGGCCTGCCCGGCGAGCCGGCCGAGCTGCTGGGCCCGCCCGGAGCGTTCCCGTTCCACGGCGCGCTGCCGCTGCCCCAGCTCCTCGACGAGCGCGGCGCATTCCGTACGGCGCTCGGCCGCGGCGCGCTGGGCGGCGGCGAGCTCCTCGCACTCGGCGGTGAGGCGCTCCAGTTCGGCGGCCGCCTCGTCGACCGACGCCTGCACTTCGAGGAGGCTGGGCGCGCCGGCGGACCCGCCCTGCGCGAAGTGCGCGCCGAGCAGATCGCCTTCGGCGGTCACGGCGGTCAGTGCGGGCCGCGCGTAGACGAGGTCCTCGGCGTCCTCCAGCGTGCCGACGACCACGATCCCGCGCAGCAGGTGCCGCACGGCGGGCATCAACTCGGCGGGGCCCCGCACCAGTTCGGCCGCGTACGTCGTGCCGTCGGGCGCCGGGGCGGCGGGCTCCGGACCGGCTTCGGAGGCGAGCAGCAGGGCCGCGCGTCCCGCGTCCTGCTTGCGCAGCAGCCGCATGGCCTCGGCGGCGGCCGCGGGGGTGGCCACGGCGATCGCGTCGGCGGCGGCGCCGAACGCGGCGGCGATCGCGACCTCGTGGCCGGGCGTCACGGTGAGCAGTTCGGCGGCGGGCCCGAGCAGTCCGGTGAGCCGGTCGCGGGCGCCGAGCAGGGCTCCGGTGCCGTCCTTGCGGCGCAGTCCGAGCGCGAGCGCCTCGTGGCGGGCGGCGGTGGCGGCGCGGCCGCGCTCGGCGGCGGTGAGGGCCTCGCGCGCGACGCCGAACGCGGCCTCGGCCTCGGCGAGCGCGGTCCGGGCCGCCTCGTGCCGGTCGGTGAGCTCCGCGTCGCCGGCGTCGAGCCCGTCGACCTCGGCCTTGAGCTCCTCGTACTCCTCCTGCGCGGTGACCGCCCGCTGTTCGGCTTCGTCGCGGGCGGACGCCAGCCGGTCGATCTCGGCCTGCGCGGAGGCGGCCCGGCCGCGGGCGGCGTTGACCTGGCCCTGGAGCCGGGCGAGTCCTTCGCGGCGGTCGGCGATGGCGCGGGCGGCGTCCCTGAGGCGGCGCTCCTCGACGGCCAGTTCGCGCTCGAGTTCGGCGCGGTGGGCGATCGTCTCGTCGAGCGCGGTCTGCGCGGCTTCGAGGGCGGCCTCCAGCTCGGCCTCCTGCTCGCGCACGCGCGCGGCCTCGCGTTCGAGGTCCTCGGGGTCGCGGCCGCGCCGCTCCTCGGCCGGGACGGAGGTCGCGCTCTTCACGCGCGCGTCGGCGAGGGAGACGGTGCCGCGCACCCGCTCGGCCAGCTGCGACAGTTCGTACCAGCTCTGCTGGGCGCGCTGGAGGCGGGGCGTCAGCTGCCGCACCTCGTCCTCCAGATGCCCCTCGCGCTGGAGGGCCTTCTTCAGCTCCTCCTCGGCCGCGTCCTTGCGCCGCTTCAGCTCGGCCTCGTCGGCGATCTCGGCGCTGAGCGCCTGCCGCATCCGTACGAGGTCGTCGGCGAGCAGGCGCAGGCGGGCGTCGCGCAGGTCGGCCTGGATGACGGCGGCGCGGCGGGCTACGGCGGCCTGCCGGCCCAGCGGCTTGAGCTGGCGGCGCAGTTCGTCGGTGAGGTCCTGCACGCGCGCGAGGTTGGCCTGCATCGCGTCCAGCTTCCGCAGCGCCTTCTCCTTGCGCTTGCGGTGCTTGAGGACGCCGGCCGCCTCCTCGATGAAGGCGCGGCGGCCCATGGGGTCGGCGTGCAGGACGGAGTCGAGCTGGCCCTGGCCGACGATGACGTGCATCTCGCGGCCGATGCCGGAGTCGGAGAGCAGGTCCTGGATGTCGAGGAGCCGGCAGGTGTCCCCGTTGATCTGGTACTCGCTGCCGCCGTTGCGGAACATGATCCGCGTGATGGTGACCTCGGCGTACTCGATGGGGAGCGCCCCGTCGGAGTTGTCGATGGTCAGCGACACCTCGGCGCGGCCCAGCGGCGGGCGGCCCGTGGTGCCGGCGAAGATGACGTCCTCCATCTTGCCGCCGCGCAGGGACTTGGCGCCCTGCTCGCCCATGACCCAGCTCAGGGCGTCCACGACATTGGACTTGCCCGAGCCGTTGGGTCCCACGACGCAGGTGATGCCCGGCTCGAACCGCAGAGTGGTGGCCGAGGCGAACGATTTGAACCCGCGCAGGGTCAAAGCCTTGAGGTGCACGCCGTCGGACTCTACCGGGCGCCCCTGTCTCACTCCATGAACCCACGGTTTCACCCGGGAGGGCGCAGGGCACACCAGACGTTAAGAACGTCTCGCGGCCTCGCGAGAGGGGGACGGGGGAAGAAAGAAGGGACGCCGGGGCGCCCCTTGCGTATCTCTGGTACCTATCTCTGGTGCGTATCTGTCAGCGGCTGATACGAGCAGCCCGACCACGTACGGCGTGATGTGGTCAGGTGAGCGCAGGCTCCGCCTGGGGTACGTCGATGCCCTCGATGAGAGAGTCGTGAGAAGCGGTGGCAGCCGCGAGCGCGTCGTTCTCGGCCTGGATCCGGACAAGCTCGGATTCCAGGTCCTGTACACGCTGCTGGAGCCGTCGCATCTCGGCGAGGAGTCGCGGGTCGCTGCCGCCGACGTAACCGAGAAGCGCCTTTGCCATGATGGATGGTCCTCCACACTGAGTGACCGACCGAATCGGTGTGGGTCGTGAGGGAATCGCACCCGCGGTGCTTGGCACTTCTTGTCGTGCTGCCGTTCTCACATGCCAAACAGCTAAGGTGCGCGGGGCTTCCAGAGTCTCACCAAAAAGTTTGACGGTCAACACGATCACGCCCCGTATTCGCGGGCATCCCGGGGGCTTCGCGCCGGATAACGTGCGGCGCGGCCTGACCGTCGGGGCCCTCGGGGCGTGGAGATCATCCGTACTCCCGGAGCCTGCCACGAGTCCCTCTTCTTGGCAACCACCAGGGGCTTTTCCCTCGGAGCCGTTGCCCGGAGCATGCGCACGGCGGGTGCGCGGGGCGCCGCTCGCGGTGACCGTCAGCGGA
This window harbors:
- a CDS encoding cytosine permease, giving the protein MSKTAESEGALETRGIEPVPDAERTAKTRELFPTWVAANISVLLLTMGASLVVAYKLNFWQAVVVAIAAPVVSYGLVGLIGIAGKRGGAPGMALSRAVFGQRGNLLPGSLIWVARWGWETINAVTGAYAVLTVLDILFGIKQNNFLVIVTLLLFVVATFAISGLGINAVQKCNKYATYLFGVFSVLVLIYLIVDTDWSKVFHQPAGSTSLMVAGIGMIAAGGVSWIPTSPDFTRYLPRTASAAAIVRNSIGGAGIVVLPMVLMGAVMAVSTPDLASAADPVSFLGDFLPLWIAVPYLLIALVGMLLINAMSMYSAGFTAQTLGFKVPRHWAVSINALISLIFGAILMLVATSFMGSFIAFLSLLAVAFSAWVGVFGADMFTRKHYDAAALIDTTRSSAYWYKGGFSPAAVIAWALGLVAGLLFTSSDWFSGPLASNNFLGEYGLGWVVTIVVSGLLYLVLPKPADTTTAPDETESAEPLAV
- the ftsY gene encoding signal recognition particle-docking protein FtsY, translating into MDIVILAVVIAVVVIGALGGLVVGSRKKKQLPPPPPSAPDITAAPPAEPHVGDEAETPRDEARRTIEEVDLPVAEPATEAPVEAPVEEAPAAPEIEVPEPTAGRLVRLRARLSRSQNALGKGLLTLLSREHLDEDTWEEIEDTLLTADVGVQPTQELVERLRERVKVLGTRTPEELRGLLREELLKLLVPEFDRAVNTDSNLDTPGIVMVVGVNGTGKTTTTGKLARVLVADGKNVVLGAADTFRAAAADQLQTWGERVGARTVRGPEGGDPASIAFDAVKEGIEEGADVVLIDTAGRLHTKTGLMDELGKVKRVVEKHAPLDEVLLVLDATTGQNGLVQARVFAEVVDITGIVLTKLDGTAKGGIVIAVQRELGVPVKLVGLGEGPDDLAPFEPEAFVDALIGE
- a CDS encoding LLM class flavin-dependent oxidoreductase, which encodes MPVSVVRFNLVDPAGTPESLSARYKAAVEMAAYADDRGVDTVQTEEHHGVANNWLPSPFTFAGAVFGATRRIAVTVSAIIGPLHDPLRLAEDIAVLDLVSGGRLVTVAGIGYRPEEYAQFDVEWKRRGRLQDELLETLLAAWTGEEFTFRGRRVRVTPRPFTQPHPLLLVGGSSQAAARRAARLGLPFFPSAHLPELELYYKERLAEYGTEGWTMMPGETTPLLHLSEDPDRTWAEHGEHFLHEARTYASWQSQDIKSAVRSGATTVEELRAEGVYRILTPDECVAQGLDNYVLHPLSGGMPIDEGWRSLQLYCESVLPRLTA
- the smc gene encoding chromosome segregation protein SMC, which gives rise to MHLKALTLRGFKSFASATTLRFEPGITCVVGPNGSGKSNVVDALSWVMGEQGAKSLRGGKMEDVIFAGTTGRPPLGRAEVSLTIDNSDGALPIEYAEVTITRIMFRNGGSEYQINGDTCRLLDIQDLLSDSGIGREMHVIVGQGQLDSVLHADPMGRRAFIEEAAGVLKHRKRKEKALRKLDAMQANLARVQDLTDELRRQLKPLGRQAAVARRAAVIQADLRDARLRLLADDLVRMRQALSAEIADEAELKRRKDAAEEELKKALQREGHLEDEVRQLTPRLQRAQQSWYELSQLAERVRGTVSLADARVKSATSVPAEERRGRDPEDLEREAARVREQEAELEAALEAAQTALDETIAHRAELERELAVEERRLRDAARAIADRREGLARLQGQVNAARGRAASAQAEIDRLASARDEAEQRAVTAQEEYEELKAEVDGLDAGDAELTDRHEAARTALAEAEAAFGVAREALTAAERGRAATAARHEALALGLRRKDGTGALLGARDRLTGLLGPAAELLTVTPGHEVAIAAAFGAAADAIAVATPAAAAEAMRLLRKQDAGRAALLLASEAGPEPAAPAPDGTTYAAELVRGPAELMPAVRHLLRGIVVVGTLEDAEDLVYARPALTAVTAEGDLLGAHFAQGGSAGAPSLLEVQASVDEAAAELERLTAECEELAAAQRAAAERRTECAALVEELGQRQRAVERERSGRAQQLGRLAGQARGAAGEAERSAAAAAKAQDALDQAVLDAEELAERLAVAEEQPADEEPDTSVRDRLSADGANARQTEMEARLQTRTHEERVKGLAGRADSLDRAARAEREARARAERQRARLRHEAAVASAVASGARQLLAHVEVSIVRADQERVLAERAKAGREQDLVAERSRGRDLKAELDKLTDSVHRGEVLGAEKRLRIEQLETKALEELGVEPAGLVADYGPDQPVPPSLPAEGEAADISGSAAGPEDPEHPRNQPRPFVRSEQEKRLKAAERAYQQLGKVNPLALEEFAALEERHKFLSEQLEDLKKTRADLLQVVKEVDERVEQVFTEAYRDTAREFEGVFSRLFPGGDGRLILTDPDNMLTTGVDVEARPPGKKVKRLSLLSGGERSLTAVALLVSIFKARPSPFYVMDEVEAALDDTNLQRLIRIMQELQEASQLIVITHQKRTMEVADALYGVSMQGDGVSKVISQRLR
- a CDS encoding sugar porter family MFS transporter; amino-acid sequence: MTDTAPPKSGAREAHPEHLGHVIFIAAAAAMGGFLFGYDSSVINGAVEAIRDRYDIGSAALAQVIAIALIGCAIGAATAGRIADRIGRIRCMQIAAVLFTISAVGSALPFALWDLAFWRIIGGFAIGMASVIGPAYIAEVAPPAYRGRLGSFQQAAIVVGIAISQLVNWGLLNAAGGDQRGELMGLEAWQVMLGVMVVPAILYGMLSFAIPESPRYLISAGKDEKARKVLEEVEGKGVDLDARVAEIEHAMKSEHKSTFKDLLGGSFFFKPIVWVGIGLSVFQQFVGINVAFYYSSTLWQSVGVDPTDSFFYSFTTSIINIVGTVIAMIFVDRIGRKPLALIGSVGMVVGLALEAWAFSFDLVDGKLPSTQGWVALIAAHVFVLFFALSWGVVVWVFLGEMFPNKIRAAALGVAASAQWIANWAITASFPSLADWNLSATYVIYTVFAALSIPFVLKFVKETKGKALEEMG